In Candidatus Hydrogenedentota bacterium, a genomic segment contains:
- the pheT gene encoding phenylalanine--tRNA ligase subunit beta, whose translation NLVLLETGHPLHAFDYNRLHENCIVVRTAKQNETLETLDGQSRKLTPDMLVIADATRPVALAGIMGGANSEVGDTTTDIFLESAYFHPPSIRSSARALGMNTEASQRFQRGADPEMAVWALDRAAFLMKQVAGGSIAKGRLDQYPKPLQRPPLRLRYARTDLLLGTLVPPDLQKAILEGLSFAITQSDEASCTVRIPSWRHDVSSEADLIEEIARLYGYDRILAALPPIRQTELVFAPAEQTVRKLRNYLVNIGLTEIMSMTFSSQRDVENASLGHECSKLLPLQNPLSENMSGMRTSLLPGVLSTIAANIRTGSHDIALFEIGPVYIPVDGRDLPEESYRCIIALSGTLGGKHWSAPPHKADFYNIKGLAEAALDHLGASWTLEPHDMPTYHVRACSRILVDGKTAGVMGEINSKILQKWDIDQPVFALELDLQYLLSLPSRSVTFEQPPTLPPSLRDMAVIVDNSLPAEELLNTARAAGGKLLSRIHIFDVYTGPQVPKGKKSIALNLIFQALDRTLTDDDTDKLCDKILAAIRKRHGAELR comes from the coding sequence AACCTGGTTCTCCTTGAAACCGGACATCCGCTACATGCCTTTGATTACAACCGGTTACACGAAAACTGCATCGTTGTGCGCACCGCGAAACAGAATGAAACACTCGAAACACTCGACGGGCAGAGCCGGAAACTGACTCCGGATATGCTCGTCATCGCGGACGCAACCCGTCCCGTCGCCTTGGCCGGCATCATGGGCGGCGCAAATTCGGAAGTGGGGGATACCACCACCGATATCTTCCTCGAAAGCGCCTATTTCCATCCTCCTTCCATCCGGAGCAGCGCCCGCGCCTTGGGCATGAACACCGAGGCATCCCAACGCTTCCAGCGGGGCGCAGACCCCGAGATGGCTGTCTGGGCCTTGGACCGCGCCGCATTCCTCATGAAACAGGTCGCGGGAGGCAGCATTGCCAAGGGCCGCCTGGACCAATACCCCAAGCCCTTACAAAGACCTCCCTTACGCCTGAGATACGCCCGAACGGACCTCCTACTCGGGACCCTCGTGCCCCCTGACCTGCAGAAGGCTATTCTGGAAGGCCTGTCCTTTGCCATAACCCAATCCGATGAAGCCTCTTGTACGGTCCGCATACCCTCATGGCGTCATGACGTGTCTTCTGAAGCAGACCTGATTGAAGAGATCGCCCGACTCTACGGCTATGACCGCATCCTTGCTGCCCTGCCGCCCATCCGCCAGACCGAGCTTGTCTTTGCGCCCGCCGAGCAGACCGTGCGAAAACTTCGTAACTATCTTGTCAATATCGGCCTCACCGAGATAATGTCCATGACCTTCTCGTCTCAACGCGACGTTGAGAACGCCAGTCTTGGGCATGAATGCTCCAAACTTCTGCCTCTCCAGAACCCGCTTTCTGAGAACATGTCAGGCATGCGGACCTCCTTGTTGCCCGGGGTACTGTCGACTATTGCCGCAAACATTCGTACGGGCTCCCATGATATTGCACTGTTTGAAATCGGCCCTGTCTACATTCCCGTGGACGGACGTGACCTGCCCGAGGAATCCTATCGCTGCATCATCGCTCTGTCTGGCACGCTTGGCGGCAAACACTGGTCCGCCCCCCCGCACAAAGCCGACTTCTACAACATCAAAGGACTTGCCGAGGCAGCTTTGGACCACCTCGGGGCCTCGTGGACGCTCGAACCACACGACATGCCCACGTACCACGTGCGTGCGTGCTCGCGAATCCTTGTCGACGGCAAGACCGCCGGAGTGATGGGGGAGATCAACTCCAAGATATTGCAGAAATGGGACATAGACCAACCTGTATTTGCGCTCGAACTCGACCTCCAGTACCTCCTGAGCCTTCCATCCCGGTCTGTGACTTTCGAACAACCGCCAACCCTCCCGCCATCACTTCGCGACATGGCCGTCATTGTTGATAACTCTTTGCCTGCCGAGGAGTTACTAAACACCGCCCGGGCGGCGGGCGGCAAGCTCCTTTCGCGCATTCACATCTTCGACGTCTACACAGGCCCCCAAGTCCCCAAAGGGAAAAAGAGCATCGCGCTGAACCTGATCTTTCAGGCCCTGGACAGAACCCTCACCGACGACGATACTGACAAACTCTGTGATAAAATACTGGCCGCGATACGAAAAAGACATGGTGCTGAACTACGGTGA
- a CDS encoding phenylalanine--tRNA ligase subunit beta, whose protein sequence is MRISLNWLRELVNIDTDVNKLANELTMLGLEIEALERPGASLSNVVVGQIKTIDPHPDADKLVVCTTDIGRGDPLLIVCGAKNMRVGDKVPTAVEGSTLAGGFKIARRKMRGVESQGMMCAADELGMGADHSGLLILPPETPVGADALEILGLNDTILEVEITPNRG, encoded by the coding sequence CGAACTCGTCAACATAGATACCGACGTCAACAAGCTCGCCAACGAACTCACCATGCTCGGTCTCGAAATCGAGGCGCTCGAACGCCCAGGCGCTAGCCTGAGCAACGTCGTCGTCGGACAAATCAAGACCATCGACCCGCATCCCGATGCCGACAAACTCGTCGTCTGCACAACGGATATCGGCAGGGGAGACCCGCTCCTGATCGTCTGTGGCGCGAAGAATATGCGCGTCGGCGATAAAGTGCCCACGGCAGTCGAAGGCTCTACGCTGGCCGGCGGATTCAAGATCGCCCGCCGAAAAATGCGCGGCGTCGAATCTCAGGGTATGATGTGCGCCGCCGATGAACTGGGTATGGGGGCCGACCACTCCGGCCTGCTCATACTGCCCCCCGAAACTCCCGTCGGCGCCGATGCCCTCGAAATCCTCGGTCTCAACGACACCATCCTCGAGGTCGAAATCACCCCCAATCGCGG